One Spea bombifrons isolate aSpeBom1 chromosome 1, aSpeBom1.2.pri, whole genome shotgun sequence DNA window includes the following coding sequences:
- the LOC128489765 gene encoding uncharacterized protein LOC128489765: MNEGASLSRFKNAYRLRYCPSAGLEEPPELQPGQNVLSAIQNYFDDSESHIEADTLGIGNTSTPVSEISSRFAVSSKRSSVNPTYRASGNFPTPKSLKSGFQDEKVHRPFTPAHKLQTPSSGNWSNIQKKSLPLAQTEHKGSASESDSDESHNDVNCGAILLAPGEDATNRAPDVKGPLDLSTKFYKIDGSVMHDHASPTIRLPTKKRLSFRNATLMKEGGFAQDDALKLMSEGTKNAAAPVEKTCTVDSLHSTIVPNHPASHFIQDEEEEEFMINEEDSCVLDTWLGVRESNPQKGESQSKRVAAKSEIPSQIAHGKKDTTVKGKRKYQVQSSAQNNDKPAKEDIPPAKLKRANKLTNVTPDRHLVLSKDEQFGKAANTLTPESRRKTPKGKQKN, translated from the exons ATGAACGAAGGCGCCAGCCTG AGCCGATTTAAAAACGCATACAGATTGAGGTATTGTCCTAGTGCAGG CCTAGAAGAGCCACCTGAACTGCAACCTGGCCAAAATGTTTTGTCTgcaatacaaaattattttgatgACTCGG aaaGTCATATTGAAGCGGATACTCTTGGTATAGGGAACACCTCGACACCTGTTAGCGAAATTTCAAGTAGATTTGCAGTTAGTAGCAAG aGATCATCAGTAAATCCAACCTACAGGGCTTCTGGTAACTTTCCAACACCAAAGTCACTGAAATCAGGATTTCAAGATGAGAAAG TCCATCGCCCCTTTACACCGGCACATAAATTACAAACTCCTTCTTCAGGAAATTGGAGCAACATTCAGAAGAAGAGTTTACCATTGGCTCAAACTGAACATAAGGGCAGTGCATCTGAAAGTGATTCAGATGAATCGCATAACGATGTTAACTGTGGAGCAATATTACTGGCTCCAGGGGAAGATGCAACAAACAGAGCTCCAGATGTGAAAGGCCCTTTAGATTTGAGCACCAAATTTTACAAAATTGATGGATCTGTTATGCATGACCATGCTAGCCCAACCATCAGACTTCCCACAAAAAAGAG gTTAAGTTTCAGAAATGccacattaatgaaagaagggGGTTTTGCACAAGATGATGCTTTAAAATTAATGAGTGAGGGCACAAAAAATGCGGCTGCCCCTGTAGAGAAAACTTGTACTGTGGACAGTTT GCATTCAACAATTGTCCCCAACCATCCAGCTTCCCACTTTATAcaagatgaagaagaggaggaatttATGATAAATGAAGAAGACAGCTGTGTTTTAGATACATGGCTTGGGGTGCGTGAGTCAAATCCTCAGAAAGGAGAGTCACAGTCAAAAAGAGTTGCAGCTAAAAGTGAAATACCATCTCAGATAGCTCATGGAAAGAAAGACACCACTGTTAAAGGCAAACGGAAATATCAAGTACAATCAAGTGCTCAAAATAATGATAAACCAGCCAAAGAAGACATACCCCCTGCAAAACTGAAGCGTGCCAATAAACTGACCAACGTAACGCCAGACAGACATCTGGTATTGAGCAAAGATGAGCAGTTTGGAAAAGCAGCAAACACTTTGACCCCAGAGTCAAGGCGAAAGACGCCAAAAGGCAagcaaaaaaactaa